In Janibacter alkaliphilus, the following proteins share a genomic window:
- a CDS encoding alpha/beta fold hydrolase: protein MGTADEGTPDQDGSVRLHVTSSGESGPRVAFCHGLFGQGRNWTQVAKGLTDIARPTLIDMPNHGRSGWTERHDYVAAADIVADTLADIDGDEPWALVGHSMGGKIAMLLALRRPELVERLCVVDVSPVGYREGREFETYVAGMRAMDLTAIETREEADAALTEAAPDPGVRGFLLQNLRRDGDGWRWQMNLDVLGDSIDLLRDWPGEAVEGASYDGPTLWVGGSDSGYVRDEFAEAMRGYFPRVRQLTVKDAGHWVHSQQPEVFLATMRAFLQA, encoded by the coding sequence ATGGGCACGGCGGATGAGGGCACCCCGGACCAGGACGGGTCGGTACGCCTGCACGTCACCAGCTCGGGGGAGTCGGGGCCGCGGGTCGCCTTCTGCCACGGGCTCTTCGGGCAGGGGCGCAACTGGACGCAGGTCGCCAAGGGGCTGACCGACATCGCCCGCCCGACGCTGATCGACATGCCCAACCACGGACGCTCCGGGTGGACCGAGCGCCACGACTACGTCGCCGCGGCCGACATCGTCGCCGACACCCTGGCGGACATCGACGGTGACGAGCCGTGGGCGCTGGTCGGGCACTCGATGGGCGGCAAGATCGCCATGCTGCTCGCGCTGCGCCGGCCCGAGCTCGTCGAGCGGCTGTGCGTCGTCGACGTCTCCCCCGTGGGCTACCGCGAGGGGCGCGAGTTCGAGACCTACGTCGCCGGGATGCGGGCGATGGACCTGACGGCGATCGAGACCCGCGAGGAGGCCGACGCGGCGCTCACCGAGGCGGCGCCGGACCCGGGGGTGCGCGGCTTCCTGCTGCAGAACCTGCGGCGGGACGGCGACGGCTGGCGCTGGCAGATGAACCTCGACGTGCTCGGCGACAGCATCGACCTGCTGCGCGACTGGCCAGGCGAGGCGGTCGAGGGCGCCAGCTACGACGGGCCGACGCTGTGGGTCGGCGGCAGCGACTCAGGGTACGTGCGCGACGAGTTCGCCGAGGCGATGCGCGGTTACTTCCCCAGGGTGCGGCAGCTGACCGTCAAGGACGCCGGGCACTGGGTGCACTCGCAGCAGCCCGAGGTCTTCCTCGCGACGATGCGCGCCTTCCTGCAGGCCTGA
- a CDS encoding amidohydrolase family protein: MATVLHLTGPILRGPEDVVPEAWVVGGRLTYERPSAPGAEVTTIDGWVVPGYVDAHCHVGLDRHGAVDAETSERQASTDRDNGTLLIRDAGSPADTRWIDERDDLPKIIRAGRHIARPKRYIRNFAHEVEPEQLVGRVRAEARAGDGWVKLVGDWIDRGVGDLAPCWPREVLTEAIAAAHEEGARVTAHCFGEESLRDFAAAGTDCIEHATGLQDDTIAAFAAQGIDIVPTLVNIETFPAIAEPAREKFPDYHRHMLDLHERRFVTVAAAHEAGVPVWVGTDAGGALPHGLAAQEMALLARAGMTPTQAVGAATWGAREWLGRPGLDEGEDADLVVLDADPREDVTVCGVPRRIVLRGRVVA; this comes from the coding sequence ATGGCGACGGTGCTGCACCTGACGGGACCCATCCTGCGCGGCCCGGAGGACGTGGTGCCCGAGGCGTGGGTGGTCGGCGGCCGGCTCACCTACGAGCGGCCCAGCGCCCCGGGGGCGGAGGTGACCACCATCGACGGGTGGGTCGTGCCCGGCTACGTCGACGCGCACTGCCACGTCGGCCTGGACCGGCACGGCGCGGTCGACGCCGAGACCAGCGAGCGGCAGGCCAGCACCGACCGGGACAACGGCACCCTGCTCATCCGCGACGCCGGGTCACCGGCCGACACCCGCTGGATCGACGAGCGCGACGACCTGCCGAAGATCATCCGGGCGGGCCGGCACATCGCCCGCCCCAAGCGCTACATCCGCAACTTCGCGCACGAGGTGGAGCCGGAGCAGCTGGTCGGCCGGGTGCGCGCCGAGGCGCGGGCGGGCGACGGCTGGGTCAAGCTCGTCGGCGACTGGATCGACCGCGGCGTCGGTGACCTCGCGCCGTGCTGGCCGCGGGAGGTGCTCACCGAGGCGATCGCCGCCGCCCACGAGGAGGGGGCGCGGGTGACCGCGCACTGCTTCGGCGAGGAGTCGCTGCGCGACTTCGCGGCGGCGGGCACCGACTGCATCGAGCACGCCACCGGGCTGCAGGACGACACCATCGCCGCCTTCGCCGCGCAGGGCATCGACATCGTGCCCACGCTGGTGAACATCGAGACCTTCCCGGCGATCGCCGAGCCTGCACGCGAGAAGTTCCCCGACTACCACCGGCACATGCTCGACCTGCACGAGCGCCGTTTCGTCACGGTCGCGGCGGCGCACGAGGCCGGGGTGCCGGTGTGGGTGGGGACCGACGCCGGGGGAGCGCTGCCGCACGGCCTCGCGGCCCAGGAGATGGCGCTGCTCGCGCGGGCCGGGATGACCCCGACCCAGGCGGTCGGCGCGGCCACCTGGGGTGCCCGGGAGTGGCTGGGACGGCCCGGCCTGGACGAAGGGGAGGACGCCGACCTCGTCGTCCTCGACGCCGACCCCCGCGAGGACGTCACCGTCTGCGGCGTCCCGCGCCGGATCGTCCTGCGCGGCCGCGTCGTCGCCTGA
- a CDS encoding sulfite exporter TauE/SafE family protein: MRKLVLLALVGLAAQLVDGSLGMAYGVTTTSLLLVIGTNPAAASATVHLAEIGTTLIAGTAHWRFGNVDWGVVLKVGIPGAVGAFAGATFLSSLDTSTAKPLMAVVLLALGLYVLVRFTLKGLRTDRLGQPLRKRFLAPLGAVAGFIDATGGGGWGPVGTPAILSSGRLEPRKTIGSIDTSEFLVALAASAGFLLALGDEEIILGAVLALLVGGAVAAPIAAWLVRHLPPRVLGSAVAGLILLTNSRTLLRSDWIGAGDAVAYSVYGGIIVVWVAAVLYSLKQHRLEQTRARAEEGERELVAESA; encoded by the coding sequence ATGCGCAAGCTCGTCCTGCTGGCCCTGGTGGGTCTGGCCGCACAGCTCGTCGACGGCAGCCTCGGCATGGCCTACGGGGTGACGACGACGAGCCTGCTGCTGGTCATCGGGACCAACCCGGCGGCCGCGTCGGCGACCGTGCACCTCGCCGAGATCGGCACCACGCTCATCGCCGGCACCGCGCACTGGCGCTTCGGCAACGTCGACTGGGGCGTCGTGCTCAAGGTCGGCATCCCCGGGGCGGTCGGCGCCTTCGCCGGTGCCACCTTCCTCAGCTCGCTGGACACCAGCACCGCCAAGCCGCTGATGGCCGTCGTGCTGCTGGCGCTCGGCCTGTACGTGCTGGTGCGCTTCACCCTCAAGGGGCTGCGCACCGACCGACTCGGGCAGCCGCTGCGCAAGCGCTTCCTCGCCCCGCTCGGCGCGGTCGCCGGCTTCATCGACGCCACCGGCGGCGGTGGCTGGGGGCCGGTGGGCACCCCGGCGATCCTCTCCAGCGGGCGGCTGGAGCCGCGCAAGACGATCGGCTCGATCGACACCAGCGAGTTCCTCGTGGCGCTGGCTGCGAGCGCCGGCTTCCTGCTCGCGCTCGGTGACGAGGAGATCATCCTCGGCGCCGTGCTCGCCCTGCTCGTCGGTGGCGCGGTGGCCGCGCCGATCGCCGCCTGGCTGGTGCGGCACCTGCCGCCGCGGGTGCTCGGCTCGGCGGTCGCCGGGCTGATCCTGCTCACCAACAGCCGGACCCTGCTGCGCAGCGACTGGATCGGTGCCGGCGACGCGGTGGCCTACAGCGTCTACGGCGGGATCATCGTCGTCTGGGTCGCCGCCGTGCTCTACAGCCTCAAGCAGCACCGGCTGGAGCAGACGCGTGCCCGGGCCGAGGAGGGCGAGCGGGAGCTCGTCGCCGAGAGCGCCTGA
- a CDS encoding Rrf2 family transcriptional regulator — MEIPAKAEYAVRAMLTLAAVEAGDEPLPGEGGVAPRPVSVERLAAEQGLPHKFLEGIVGELRRAGLVVSRRGARGGYRLSRPAGEIAVGDIIRAVDGPLAEVRGHRPHETSYTGSAAHLDQLWVALRVAMRRVLDGTSLEQLRTGDLPEEVRVLTEDPDARRNRC, encoded by the coding sequence GTGGAGATCCCGGCGAAGGCGGAGTACGCGGTCCGCGCGATGCTCACCCTGGCTGCCGTCGAGGCCGGGGACGAGCCCCTGCCGGGCGAAGGGGGCGTCGCGCCCCGCCCGGTGTCCGTCGAGCGCCTCGCCGCCGAGCAGGGCCTGCCGCACAAGTTCCTCGAGGGCATCGTCGGCGAGCTGCGCCGGGCCGGGCTCGTGGTGAGCCGACGTGGCGCCCGCGGGGGCTACCGCCTGTCCCGTCCCGCCGGGGAGATCGCCGTCGGCGACATCATCCGCGCGGTCGACGGCCCGCTCGCCGAGGTGCGCGGGCACCGGCCGCACGAGACGAGCTACACCGGCTCGGCCGCGCACCTGGACCAGCTGTGGGTGGCGCTGCGGGTGGCCATGCGGCGGGTCCTCGACGGGACCAGCCTGGAGCAGCTGCGCACCGGCGACCTGCCGGAAGAGGTGCGCGTGCTCACCGAGGACCCCGACGCCCGCCGCAACCGCTGCTGA
- the rpsP gene encoding 30S ribosomal protein S16 gives MAVKIRLKRMGKIRTPFYRVVVMDSRTKRDGRAIEEIGKYHPTEEPSLIDIDSERAQYWLTQGAQPTEAVAALLKVTGDWQKHTGEPGGGDLKVAEPKPSKKDLYEAALASSGAEADEHQAITAKKKAEKKAAEEAATVEANEAPASDEAAADLTPDGRETADAAGDAEQTTEPADAEQA, from the coding sequence ATGGCCGTCAAGATTCGTCTCAAGCGGATGGGCAAGATCCGCACCCCCTTCTACCGCGTCGTCGTCATGGACTCGCGCACCAAGCGCGACGGTCGGGCGATCGAGGAGATCGGGAAGTACCACCCCACCGAGGAGCCCTCGCTGATCGACATCGACAGCGAGCGCGCCCAGTACTGGCTGACCCAGGGCGCTCAGCCCACCGAGGCCGTCGCCGCCCTGCTCAAGGTCACCGGCGACTGGCAGAAGCACACCGGCGAGCCCGGTGGCGGTGACCTCAAGGTCGCCGAGCCGAAGCCGAGCAAGAAGGACCTCTACGAGGCCGCGCTGGCCTCCTCCGGCGCCGAGGCCGACGAGCACCAGGCCATCACCGCCAAGAAGAAGGCGGAGAAGAAGGCCGCCGAGGAGGCCGCGACGGTCGAGGCGAACGAGGCCCCGGCCTCGGACGAGGCCGCTGCCGACCTCACCCCGGACGGCCGCGAGACCGCCGACGCCGCCGGTGACGCCGAGCAGACCACCGAGCCGGCCGACGCCGAGCAGGCCTGA
- a CDS encoding RNA-binding protein yields the protein MLDEALEHLVTGIVDHKDDVVVRTKNLRRGQILEVRVHPDDLGRVIGRSGRTASALRTVMGAIAGGENVRIDIVDTDRER from the coding sequence GTGCTCGACGAGGCGCTGGAGCACCTGGTCACCGGGATCGTCGACCACAAGGACGACGTCGTCGTGCGCACCAAGAACCTGCGCCGCGGCCAGATCCTCGAGGTCCGCGTGCACCCGGACGACCTGGGCCGCGTCATCGGTCGCTCCGGCCGGACCGCCAGCGCGCTGCGCACCGTCATGGGTGCCATCGCCGGTGGCGAGAACGTCCGGATCGACATCGTCGACACCGACCGCGAGCGCTGA
- the rimM gene encoding ribosome maturation factor RimM (Essential for efficient processing of 16S rRNA), protein MSEQGHVVARIGKPHGLRGEVTVQLHTDDPQTRLADGAVLPTRAEPGSGVPRELTVAGTRVHRGIWLLRFAEILDRTGAESLRGTRLLAPTDDAQPDDTRPGDAQDQDVEDGWYEEDLVGLRALDPGGVVLGKVTALEVGAAQDRLVLRLTDGAEALVPFVEAIVPTVDTAAGTVTIDAPPGLLDPDAAER, encoded by the coding sequence ATGAGCGAGCAGGGCCACGTCGTCGCCCGCATCGGCAAGCCGCACGGCCTGCGCGGCGAGGTCACCGTGCAGCTGCACACCGACGACCCGCAGACCCGGCTCGCCGACGGGGCCGTGCTGCCGACCCGCGCCGAGCCCGGCTCCGGGGTGCCTCGCGAGCTCACCGTCGCCGGCACCCGGGTGCACCGCGGGATCTGGCTGCTGCGCTTCGCCGAGATCCTCGACCGCACCGGCGCCGAGTCGCTGCGCGGCACCCGGCTGCTCGCCCCCACCGACGACGCGCAGCCCGACGACACGCGGCCCGGGGACGCGCAGGACCAGGACGTCGAGGACGGCTGGTACGAGGAGGACCTCGTCGGCCTGCGGGCGCTCGACCCCGGCGGCGTGGTCCTCGGCAAGGTCACCGCCCTCGAGGTCGGCGCCGCCCAGGACCGGCTCGTGCTCCGCCTCACCGACGGCGCCGAGGCGCTGGTCCCCTTCGTCGAGGCGATCGTGCCCACGGTCGACACCGCGGCCGGCACCGTGACCATCGACGCCCCGCCCGGTCTGCTCGACCCGGACGCCGCGGAGCGGTAG
- the trmD gene encoding tRNA (guanosine(37)-N1)-methyltransferase TrmD has product MRIDAVSIFPDYLDALDLSLIGRARREGIIDLRVHDLRAHTHDRHRTVDDTPYGGGAGMVMTPQPWQEALTAVLGSASEDTGPAPLLVVPGPGGAPFTQAMAHELAARPWLAFACGRYEGIDERVYEWAAERMEVRVVSLGDYVLNGGEVAVLAMVEAIGRLLPGVVGNAGSLVEESHEGGLLEYPVYTKPAVWDDRAVPEVLLGGNHAAIAAWRHEQRLARTAARRPDLLAGAATLTGTDGVEALHHATATPADAGEIVTLQTACWAQMVARPELWWGAPAETVAEVREGLDAWTTHTYRAEGRLVASVRVRRAPDDPATWQIGRLMVAPDMQGRGLGRALLAHAEAMAPADVTRCWLNAAEVPRLMRFYRRRGYRIVGPGEGPGTVDLVRTLRTSEPG; this is encoded by the coding sequence ATGCGCATCGACGCCGTCTCGATCTTCCCCGACTACCTCGACGCCCTCGACCTCTCGCTCATCGGCCGGGCCCGCCGCGAGGGGATCATCGACCTGCGGGTGCACGACCTGCGCGCCCACACCCACGACCGGCACCGCACCGTCGACGACACCCCCTACGGCGGCGGCGCCGGCATGGTGATGACCCCGCAGCCGTGGCAGGAGGCGCTCACCGCGGTGCTGGGCAGCGCGAGCGAGGACACCGGGCCGGCCCCGCTGCTCGTCGTCCCCGGCCCCGGTGGGGCGCCCTTCACCCAGGCCATGGCGCACGAGCTCGCGGCACGACCGTGGCTGGCCTTCGCCTGCGGCCGCTACGAAGGGATCGACGAGCGGGTCTACGAGTGGGCCGCCGAGCGGATGGAGGTCCGGGTCGTCTCGCTCGGCGACTACGTCCTCAACGGCGGCGAGGTCGCTGTGCTGGCCATGGTCGAGGCGATCGGCCGGCTGCTGCCGGGGGTGGTCGGCAACGCCGGCTCGCTGGTGGAGGAGAGCCACGAAGGGGGTCTGCTGGAGTACCCCGTCTACACCAAGCCAGCCGTCTGGGACGACCGGGCGGTGCCCGAGGTGCTCCTCGGCGGCAACCATGCCGCCATCGCCGCGTGGCGGCACGAGCAGCGGCTGGCCCGAACCGCCGCCCGCCGCCCGGACCTGCTCGCCGGGGCCGCCACCCTGACCGGGACCGACGGGGTCGAGGCCCTGCATCATGCCACCGCGACCCCGGCCGACGCCGGGGAGATCGTCACCCTGCAGACCGCCTGCTGGGCGCAGATGGTGGCCCGCCCCGAGCTGTGGTGGGGCGCTCCCGCCGAGACGGTCGCCGAGGTCCGCGAGGGCCTCGACGCCTGGACGACGCACACCTACCGCGCCGAAGGGCGCCTGGTCGCCTCGGTCCGGGTGCGTCGCGCCCCGGACGATCCGGCCACCTGGCAGATCGGCCGGCTCATGGTCGCCCCGGACATGCAGGGCCGCGGCCTGGGACGGGCGCTGCTGGCGCACGCCGAGGCGATGGCCCCGGCCGACGTCACCCGCTGCTGGCTCAACGCCGCCGAGGTGCCGCGGCTCATGCGCTTCTACCGGCGGCGCGGCTACCGGATCGTCGGTCCGGGGGAGGGGCCGGGCACCGTCGACCTCGTCCGGACGCTCCGCACCAGCGAGCCCGGCTGA
- the rplS gene encoding 50S ribosomal protein L19 has product MQRFDELDQASLKADIPDFRAGDTVKVHVKVIEGTRSRIQVFQGAVIRRHGGGVGETFTVRKISFGVGVERTFPLHSPNIDKIEVAARGDVRRAKLYYLRDRVGKSARIRERRETPAG; this is encoded by the coding sequence ATGCAGCGTTTCGACGAGCTCGACCAGGCCTCCCTGAAGGCCGACATCCCCGACTTCCGCGCCGGCGACACCGTCAAGGTGCACGTGAAGGTCATCGAGGGCACCCGCTCGCGTATCCAGGTCTTCCAGGGCGCGGTCATCCGCCGCCACGGCGGCGGTGTCGGCGAGACCTTCACCGTCCGCAAGATCTCCTTCGGCGTCGGTGTCGAGCGGACGTTCCCGCTGCACTCGCCGAACATCGACAAGATCGAGGTCGCCGCCCGCGGTGACGTCCGCCGGGCGAAGCTGTACTACCTGCGCGACCGCGTCGGCAAGTCCGCCCGGATCCGCGAGCGCCGCGAGACCCCGGCCGGCTGA
- the lepB gene encoding signal peptidase I, translating into MTDEATPAGDPAGVASRREGVAAAAPERRRRRGFRRLAVEIGVALVLVMLVRALLAQSYFVPSASMEPTVMTGDRVVVLKTTTVQRGDLVVFDGTDTFAAADRSPYMSDGIIGSILGGVADLLGVNLGEQDFLKRVAATGGQQVSCTPDGGLVVDGESVAEPYLAEGVAACEDPFDVTVPEGHYFMLGDNRPESADSRAHLGSPGGGMVPEDDVVGTVELRYWPLGDVGPVD; encoded by the coding sequence ATGACCGACGAGGCGACCCCTGCCGGAGACCCGGCGGGGGTCGCCTCGCGCCGTGAGGGCGTCGCCGCCGCGGCACCCGAGCGCCGGCGCCGACGGGGCTTCCGCCGGCTCGCCGTCGAGATCGGGGTCGCGCTCGTCCTCGTCATGCTCGTGCGTGCCCTGCTGGCGCAGTCCTACTTCGTGCCCAGCGCCTCCATGGAGCCGACGGTGATGACCGGCGACCGGGTGGTCGTGCTCAAGACCACGACGGTGCAGCGCGGCGACCTCGTCGTCTTCGACGGCACCGACACCTTCGCCGCCGCCGACCGCAGCCCGTACATGTCCGACGGCATCATCGGCAGCATCCTCGGCGGCGTCGCCGACCTCCTCGGGGTGAACCTCGGCGAGCAGGACTTCCTCAAGCGGGTCGCCGCGACCGGCGGGCAGCAGGTCTCCTGCACCCCGGACGGCGGGCTGGTCGTCGACGGGGAGAGCGTCGCCGAGCCCTACCTGGCCGAGGGGGTGGCCGCCTGCGAGGACCCCTTCGACGTGACCGTGCCCGAGGGCCACTACTTCATGCTCGGGGACAACCGCCCCGAGTCCGCGGACTCGCGTGCCCACCTCGGCTCGCCCGGCGGCGGCATGGTCCCCGAGGACGACGTCGTCGGCACCGTCGAGCTGCGCTACTGGCCGCTGGGCGACGTCGGCCCGGTCGACTGA
- the lepB gene encoding signal peptidase I, whose product MATDADSAAAEADDESRRRRREQRSGRGAGARLGAAVKEIVVVLAMALTLSFVVKTFLVQAFFIPSESMEDTLVVGDRVVVSKLTPGPFELQRGDVVVFADPGDWLSEQEQTDRGAALNAVRSTLVFVGLLPDTSEGHLIKRVVGLPGDHVKCCDSEGRLLVNGEPIDESAYLKPGEQASAQEFDITVPAGHVWVMGDNRGDSSDSRFHDPAGNGQDGSVPIDLVVGKAMATVWPVDRWGGLSNHEGVFADVPEPGSNRSLGPPPDPAATGT is encoded by the coding sequence GTGGCAACTGACGCCGACTCGGCCGCCGCCGAGGCCGACGACGAGTCCCGCCGTCGTCGGCGCGAGCAGCGCTCCGGCCGTGGCGCGGGCGCCCGGCTGGGCGCCGCCGTCAAGGAGATCGTCGTCGTGCTGGCGATGGCGCTGACCCTCTCCTTCGTCGTCAAGACCTTCCTCGTGCAGGCCTTCTTCATCCCCAGCGAGTCGATGGAGGACACCCTCGTCGTCGGCGACCGGGTGGTCGTCTCCAAGCTCACCCCCGGCCCCTTCGAGCTGCAGCGCGGCGACGTCGTCGTCTTCGCCGACCCCGGCGACTGGCTCTCCGAGCAGGAGCAGACCGATCGCGGCGCGGCGCTCAACGCCGTGCGCTCCACCCTCGTCTTCGTCGGCCTGCTCCCGGACACCTCCGAGGGTCACCTCATCAAGCGGGTCGTCGGCCTGCCCGGCGACCACGTCAAGTGCTGCGACTCCGAGGGGCGGCTGCTGGTCAACGGCGAGCCGATCGACGAGAGCGCCTACCTCAAGCCGGGAGAGCAGGCCAGCGCCCAGGAGTTCGACATCACCGTGCCCGCCGGGCACGTGTGGGTGATGGGTGACAACCGCGGCGACTCCTCGGACTCCCGCTTCCACGACCCCGCCGGCAACGGCCAGGACGGCTCCGTGCCGATCGACCTCGTCGTCGGCAAGGCGATGGCCACGGTGTGGCCGGTGGACCGCTGGGGCGGGCTGTCCAACCACGAAGGGGTCTTCGCCGACGTCCCGGAACCGGGCTCGAACCGTTCTCTCGGACCACCGCCGGATCCGGCGGCCACCGGGACGTGA
- a CDS encoding ribonuclease HII: MSTVGRPPGRGTKGGPRRPSLRLERELQRAGHPVLAGMDEVGRGALAGPVTVGVVVIDEASRTAPAGVRDSKLLTPRAREQMAPRLRRWARGWAVGHAGADEIDAIGIMAALRLAGTRALARLDVRPDLVILDGNHDWLTDPEQVGLFAGLDERPAPPPVRTMIKADMRCSSVAAASVLAKVSRDSLMVGYAQEHPQYAWAENKGYSAEAHLAALAAHGPCRAHRRSWALPGTGTGIDRGADRGAGPESRSGSSAVRTEDRAAETTQEVR, from the coding sequence GTGAGCACCGTCGGGCGGCCCCCCGGGCGGGGGACGAAGGGCGGTCCCCGCCGACCCAGCCTGCGGCTCGAGCGCGAGCTGCAGCGGGCCGGGCACCCCGTGCTGGCCGGGATGGACGAGGTCGGGCGCGGCGCGCTGGCCGGTCCGGTGACCGTCGGGGTCGTCGTCATCGACGAGGCATCCCGGACGGCACCCGCGGGGGTGCGCGACTCCAAGCTGCTCACGCCCCGTGCCCGCGAGCAGATGGCCCCGCGGCTGCGCCGGTGGGCGCGCGGCTGGGCCGTCGGTCACGCCGGCGCCGACGAGATCGACGCGATCGGCATCATGGCGGCGCTGCGGCTGGCCGGCACCCGGGCGCTGGCCCGGCTCGACGTGCGGCCCGATTTGGTGATCCTCGACGGCAACCACGACTGGCTCACCGACCCCGAGCAGGTCGGCCTCTTCGCCGGCCTGGACGAGCGACCGGCACCGCCGCCGGTGCGCACGATGATCAAGGCGGACATGCGGTGCAGCTCGGTGGCCGCGGCCAGCGTGCTGGCGAAGGTGAGCCGGGACAGCCTCATGGTCGGCTACGCCCAGGAGCACCCGCAGTACGCCTGGGCCGAGAACAAGGGCTACTCGGCCGAGGCGCACCTGGCCGCGCTGGCCGCGCACGGCCCGTGCCGGGCGCACCGCCGCTCGTGGGCGCTGCCGGGGACCGGCACCGGCATCGACCGCGGCGCTGACCGTGGCGCCGGCCCGGAGAGCAGGAGCGGGAGCAGCGCCGTGCGGACCGAGGACCGAGCGGCCGAGACGACGCAGGAGGTGCGATGA
- a CDS encoding DUF2469 domain-containing protein translates to MSAEDLEKYEAEMELALYREYRDVVHLFSHVVETERRFYLANSVDVRVRGEGTEVYFEVTMEDAWVWDIYRPARFAKQVRVVTFKDVNVEELAKNDLEVPKTGF, encoded by the coding sequence ATGAGCGCGGAGGACCTGGAGAAGTACGAGGCCGAGATGGAGCTCGCCCTCTACCGCGAGTACCGCGACGTGGTGCACCTCTTCAGCCACGTCGTCGAGACCGAGCGCCGCTTCTACCTGGCGAACTCGGTGGACGTGCGGGTGCGTGGCGAGGGCACCGAGGTGTACTTCGAGGTGACCATGGAGGACGCCTGGGTGTGGGACATCTACCGCCCGGCCCGCTTCGCCAAGCAGGTGCGGGTGGTCACCTTCAAGGACGTCAACGTCGAGGAGCTGGCCAAGAACGACCTCGAGGTGCCCAAGACCGGCTTCTGA
- a CDS encoding YraN family protein, translating into MQTTAAARQRLGEEGERFAERYLTDRGMQLVERNWRCSEGEIDLVLTDGDTTVVCEVKTRTSSAFGAPVEAITRAKLARLRRLAARWAREHGATGGLRIDVVALHRHPDGSFTVTHLEGVG; encoded by the coding sequence GTGCAGACCACGGCAGCGGCCCGGCAACGGCTGGGCGAGGAGGGCGAGCGCTTCGCCGAGCGGTACCTGACCGATCGCGGGATGCAGCTCGTCGAGCGCAACTGGCGGTGCTCGGAGGGGGAGATCGACCTCGTCCTGACCGACGGGGACACGACCGTCGTGTGCGAGGTCAAGACCCGCACGAGCAGCGCGTTCGGGGCGCCGGTGGAGGCGATCACCCGGGCCAAGCTCGCCCGGCTGCGACGGCTGGCCGCCCGCTGGGCGCGCGAGCACGGGGCGACCGGCGGTCTGCGGATCGACGTCGTCGCGCTGCACCGGCACCCTGACGGCAGCTTCACGGTGACCCACCTCGAGGGTGTCGGATGA